A portion of the Nyctibius grandis isolate bNycGra1 chromosome 31, bNycGra1.pri, whole genome shotgun sequence genome contains these proteins:
- the SLC25A42 gene encoding mitochondrial coenzyme A transporter SLC25A42, with product MGNGVREGQVDFKRQDVEPVTSTHLPSEDNQEKKKVLNSLMSGALAGAVAKTAVAPLDRTKIMFQVSSKRFSAKEAYRLIYRTYLNEGFWSLWRGNSATMVRVIPYAAIQFCAHEEYKQLLGSYYGFQGKALTPFPRFIAGSLAGTTAAMLTYPLDMVRARMAVTPKEMYSNIVHVFIRISREEGLKTLYRGFTPTILGVIPYAGLSFFTYETLKKLHADHSGKSQPSPPERLLFGACAGLIGQSASYPLDVVRRRMQTAGVMGHTYSSILLTMQEIIREEGLIRGLYKGLSMNWVKGPIAVGISFTTFDLTQILLRKLQHSTNVER from the exons ATGGGTAATGGTGTGAGAGAAGGTCAAGTGGATTTCAAACGGCAGGATGTGGAGCCAGTTACATCAACCCATCTTCCTTCAGAG GAtaaccaggagaaaaagaaagtactCAACTCCCTGATGTCTGGTGCATTGGCTGGTGCTGTTGCTAAAACTGCAGTAGCTCCACTGGATAGGACAAAAATCATGTTTCAAG tgtctTCGAAAAgattttctgccaag GAAGCCTACAGGCTGATTTATCGCACCTACCTCAACGAAGGCTTCTGGAGTCTCTGGCGAGGGAACTCAGCCACCATGGTCCGTGTGATCCCCTACGCTGCCATTCAGTTCTGTGCGCACGAAGAGTACAAGCAGCTCCTGGGGAGTTACTACGGCTTCCAGGGAAA AGCGCTGACACCCTTTCCTCGATTCATTGCTGGCTCTCTGGCAGGCACAACGGCTGCCATGTTAACCTACCCCTTGGATATGGTCCGTGCTCGAATGGCTGTCACGCCGAAGGAGAT GTACAGCAATATTGTTCATGTCTTCATCCGAATATCCCGAGAGGAAGGATTGAAGACATTGTATAGAGGATTTACACCAACCATCCTTGGAGTGATTCCCTATGCTGGGCTTAGCTTCTTCACCTATGAGACGTTGAAGAAACTACATGCAG ATCACAGTGGGAAATCGCAGCCATCCCCTCCGGAGCGGCTTTTGTTTGGTGCCTGTGCAGGCTTGATTGGCCAGTCAGCTTCTTACCCCCTGGATGTGGTTCGCCGACGAATGCAGACGGCGGGGGTTATGGGACACACGTACAGTTCCATCCTTCTCACCATGCAGGAGATTATAAGAGAAGAGGGACTAATCCGTGGCTTGTACAAAGGACTCAGCATGAACTGGGTCAAAGGTCCAATTGCAGTGGGAATAAGCTTCACAACCTTTGACCTGACGCAGATCCTTCTCCGTAAATTACAGCACAGCACTAATGTTGAAAGGTAG
- the TMEM161A gene encoding transmembrane protein 161A, with product MAVMGVQVVVSLLAASVMQKMAPHCSFARWLLCDGSLRRYKHPSDEELCALAGKQRPKARRDRDRRMNGVTDDKPLSVPRDIDLRLDTSPITAVDALVLRYFLDYQWFVDFAVYSTAVYVFTEGYYCLADPQKETNIGVLWCLLTVFFSVRVFFMVMRHYFRSEEGGERSVCLTFAFFFLLLAMVALVIREDYLEFGLEPGLASVSSNLESVLKQWGWEWTLPLAKLAFKLGLVALCSFLGACLTFPGLRLAQTHLDALRMAADQPLTQLLLHVSFLAPVLVVVMWIKPISRDFLLHAPMGKQTVQIMSDSAYNTARLWAIVGLCLLRLAVTRRHLQAYLGLAERWVEQMRKEAGRIAVLEIQRKITRIYCYVAVVSLQYLGPVILTLHCTLLLKTLGHHSWGLYPEPPPLPPAATAAPPQPGGEDGEDVRAAVEQITGVLGGIFTPLFFRGLFAFLAWWVAACQVVTSLFGLYFHQYLAAS from the exons ATG GCGGTGATGGGGGTGCAGGTGGTGGTGAGCCTGTTGGCAGCCAGCGTCATGCAGAAGATGGCCCCGCACTGCTCCTTCGCTCGCTGGCTGCTGTGTGACGGCAG CCTGCGCCGCTACAAGCACCCCTCGGACGAGGAGCTCTGCGCCCTGGCAGGCAAGCAGCGTCCCAAGGCCAGGCGGGACAGGGACAG GAGGATGAATGGTGTGACAGATGACAAGCCCCTCTCCGTGCCCCGGGACATCGACCTCCGCCTGGACACCAGCCCCATCACCGCCGTGGATGCTCTCG TGCTGCGGTATTTCCTGGACTACCAGTGGTTCGTGGATTTTGCCGTCTACTCCACCGCCGTGTACGTCTTCACCGAGGGCTACTACTGCCTGGCTGACCCCCAGAAGGAGACGAACATCGGGGTGCTCTGGTGCCTGCTCACGGTCTTCTTCTCCGT CAGGGTCTTCTTCATGGTGATGCGCCATTACTTCCGCTCGGAGGAGGGGGGTGAGCGCTCCGTCTGCCTCACCTTcgccttcttcttcctcctcctcgccaTGGTGGCCCTGGTCATCCGTGAGGACTACCTGGAGTTCGGCCTCGAGCCCG GGCTGGCCAGTGTCAGCAGCAACCTGGAGAGTGTCCTGaagcagtggggctgggagtGGAC GCTGCCCCTTGCCAAGCTGGCCTTCAagctggggctggtggcccTGTGCTCCTTCCTGGGCGCCTGCCTGACCTTCCCGGGGCTGCGCCTGGCCCAGACGCACCTCGACGCTCTCCGCATGGCGGCCGACCAGCCCCTGACCCA GCTCCTGCTCCACGTGAGTTTCCTGGCGCCCGTCCTCGTGGTGGTGATGTGGATCAAGCCCATCTCGCGGGACTTCCTGCTCCACGCGCCCATGGGCAAGCAGACAGTGCAGAT CATGTCGGACTCTGCCTACAACACCGCGCGCCTCTGGGCCATCGTCGGGCTCTGCCTGTTGCGCCTGGCCGTCACCCGCCGTCACCTCCAGGCGTACCTGGGCCTGGCCGAGCGCTGGGTGGAGCAGATGAGGAAGGAGGCCGGGCGCATCGCCGTGCTGGAGATCCAGCGCAAG ATCACGAGGATTTACTGCTACGTGGCCGTGGTCAGCCTGCAGTACCTGGGGCCCGTCATCCTCACCCTCCACTGCACGCTGCTGCTCAAGACGCTGG GGCACCACTCGTGGGGGCTGTACCCggagccccctcccctccctccagcagcGACCGCAGCACCGCCACAGCCCGGCGGCGAGGACGGGGAGGACGTGCGTGCCGCCGTGGAGCAGATCACCGGCGTCCTGGGCGGCATCTTCACCCCCCTCTTCTTCCGCGGACTCTTCGCCTTCCTCGCCTGGTGGGTGGCCGCCTGCCAGGTTGTCACCAGCCTCTTCGGCCTCTATTTCCACCAGTACCTGGCAGCCTCCTGA